In one window of Macadamia integrifolia cultivar HAES 741 chromosome 2, SCU_Mint_v3, whole genome shotgun sequence DNA:
- the LOC122071849 gene encoding 26S proteasome non-ATPase regulatory subunit 11 homolog, translating to MSSSYLPATTGSLTEATEAKDSSEAISILRRILDNPSSSSEALRIKELALSNLTDLLKQEKRALELQSLLTQLRPFFALIPKAKTAKIVRGIIDAVAEIPGTSDLQISLCEETVQWTRAEKRTFLRQRVEAKLAGLLTDKGDFEKALRLLSGLIKEVRRLDDKLLLVDIELLESKLHFSLKNLPKAKAALTAARTAANAIYVPPAQQGTIDLQSGILHAEEKDYKTAYSYFFEAFEAFNALGDSRAVFSLKYMLLCKIMVNQADDVAGIISSKAGLQYLGPELDAMKAVADAHSKRSLKFFETALRDYRAQLEEDPIVHRHLSSLYDTLMEQNLCRLIEPFSRVEIVHVAELIELPVDHVEKKLSQMILDKKFAGTLDQGAGCLIIFDDPKTDAIFPATLETISNIGKVVDSLYVRSAKIMA from the coding sequence ATGTCGTCTTCATATCTCCCAGCAACAACAGGATCACTAACTGAGGCTACTGAAGCCAAAGACTCATCTGAAGCCATCTCTATCCTTCGTCGTATACTTGACAACCCGTCATCTTCTTCAGAAGCCCTCCGCATAAAAGAACTAGCACTGTCGAATTTGACAGATCTTCTCAAACAAGAGAAAAGGGCTCTGGAGCTCCAAAGCCTTCTTACCCAATTGAGGCCCTTCTTTGCATTAATCCCCAAGGCGAAAACTGCAAAGATTGTTCGGGGCATAATTGATGCAGTAGCAGAAATACCTGGAACATCTGATCTCCAAATATCCCTTTGTGAAGAAACAGTGCAATGGACCCGTGCTGAGAAGCGTACATTCCTGAGACAGCGGGTGGAGGCAAAGCTTGCAGGTCTTTTGACGGACAAGGGGGACTTTGAGAAAGCCTTGAGGCTTCTCTCTGGCCTTATCAAggaagtgagaagattagatgACAAGCTTCTTCTCGTGGATATAGAACTTCTAGAGAGTaagcttcatttttctttgaaaaatctGCCCAAGGCTAAAGCTGCACTGACTGCTGCGAGGACAGCTGCAAATGCCATCTATGTGCCTCCAGCTCAACAGGGAACAATAGATTTGCAGAGTGGTATTCTCCATGCTGAAGAGAAGGACTATAAGACTGCTTACAGCTACTTCTTTGAAGCATTTGAAGCTTTTAATGCTCTCGGGGATTCCCGAGCAGTCTTCAGCCTCAAGTACATGTTATTGTGCAAGATCATGGTGAATCAGGCTGATGATGTGGCCGGTATAATATCTTCCAAAGCAGGTCTACAGTACTTGGGACCAGAACTGGATGCTATGAAAGCTGTGGCTGATGCTCATTCAAAACGCTCCTTAAAATTCTTTGAGACTGCACTCCGTGATTATAGGGCTCAATTAGAGGAAGATCCCATTGTCCACAGACACCTCTCTTCATTATATGATACACTCATGGAGCAAAATCTGTGTAGGTTGATTGAGCCTTTCTCTAGGGTTGAGATTGTTCATGTTGCTGAGCTGATTGAGTTGCCAGTTGATCATGTGGAGAAGAAGTTGTCTCAGATGATTCTGGACAAGAAGTTTGCAGGAACTTTGGATCAGGGTGCTGGTTGCCTCATCATTTTTGATGATCCCAAGACTGATGCAATCTTCCCAGCTACACTGGAGACCATTTCCAACATTGGCAAGGTTGTGGACAGCCTCTATGTTAGGTCTGCCAAGATAATGGCGTAG